A DNA window from Nerophis lumbriciformis linkage group LG03, RoL_Nlum_v2.1, whole genome shotgun sequence contains the following coding sequences:
- the LOC133583186 gene encoding uncharacterized protein has protein sequence MMPLSKADPKLQYNSLPNPSVRYQHSTRRLPSCSSTSGSSGTAELLLGGPALKNLLHQSSSVYSQRGPAVTGRTDGTSSAYSSPRIPKREAPRSKDTLDLRTDSLTQRALRDLQLRRNTNKNWTFGKYRQRNVDNADSSEKEVLCRQQSGRGHVFTRGPNRNVVSLDGMGVRSISNQDRGASKRKVSKSGRVDMAVVAPFGFR, from the coding sequence ATGATGCCCCTCTCCAAAGCCGACCCCAAACTGCAATACAACAGCCTCCCGAATCCCAGTGTGCGGTACCAGCACTCCACCAGACGACTTCCTTCCTGTTCCTCCACCTCCGGATCATCAGGTACCGCAGAGTTGCTCCTGGGAGGTCCAGCTCTGAAGAACCTTCTCCACCAAAGTTCCAGCGTGTATTCCCAAAGGGGCCCGGCAGTGACGGGACGGACCGATGGGACCAGTTCGGCATACAGCAGTCCTCGTATTCCCAAGAGAGAAGCCCCCCGCTCCAAAGACACGCTGGATCTCCGCACGGACTCGCTGACCCAGCGGGCCCTTCGGGATCTCCAGCTAAGAAGAAACACCAACAAGAACTGGACCTTCGGGAAATATCGCCAGAGGAACGTGGACAACGCCGACAGCTCTGAAAAAGAAGTCTTGTGCCGACAACAGTCGGGAAGAGGACATGTTTTCACCCGAGGGCCGAACAGGAATGTGGTGTCTTTGGATGGAATGGGGGTGAGGAGCATCTCCAACCAGGACCGCGGTGCTTCCAAAAGAAAGGTTAGCAAGTCAGGAAGGGTGGACATGGCAGTGGTCGCTCCCTTTGGGTTCAGGTAA